Proteins encoded together in one Desulfuromonas acetexigens window:
- a CDS encoding N-6 DNA methylase: MAQLEHIEAIEKRLWSAADTLRANSNYASNEYFMPVMGLVFLRHAYSRYLGVKDAIEAGLPTRGGKTRPLTKEDFSQKSAIFLQPKAQFDTLVALPDSADRAKAIIDAMESIEADYENLRGVLPKSEYQELDNAVLGQLLRTLNPEELKRVSGDVFGRIYEYFLTQFADQKAHDGGEFFTPVSLVSLIANVIEPTCGTVLDPACGSGGMFVQSARVVERRHENPTEKLTFYGLEKNATTIRLAKMNLAVHGLEGDIQKSITYYEDPHELLRKADFVMANPPFNVDEIDADKVKSDPRLPFGLPGVNKKGKVSNGNYVWISYFYSYLNEQGRAGFVMSSQASSAGRDEAKVRQKLVETGDVDVMVAIRSNFFYTRTVPCELWFLNRAKPEAHRDKVLMIDARNIYRKVTRKIFDFSPEQEQNLLATVWLYRGETGRYLDLVAGYCQRMLAEGAACFTMKDDDGEEVEPLPDFIGALDTLRSAVEPFIKTLDVGAIHESPLQELDEAIPLFKADVEAFRQSVTEQQSAWGEQKTTNGELKKAVDRLAALAETSRDLVKQTDLLYKLAYRLIETCENECAARDSDAWAGRDITRARKAADEARALAVEQLKQVRYFWKQARWLTERFPEAELRDVEGLVKLVDRSEIEANDWSLTPGRYVGVAPEEEDENFDFEEALRDIHVELEDLNAEAVQLAATIKKNFEELGV, encoded by the coding sequence ATGGCCCAGCTTGAACATATCGAAGCCATTGAAAAGCGGCTCTGGAGCGCGGCGGACACCCTGCGGGCCAACTCCAACTATGCCAGCAACGAATATTTCATGCCGGTTATGGGCCTGGTCTTCCTGCGCCATGCCTATAGCCGCTATCTTGGCGTCAAGGATGCCATCGAGGCGGGCCTGCCGACACGGGGCGGCAAGACCCGGCCGTTGACCAAGGAGGATTTCTCGCAGAAGAGCGCCATCTTCCTGCAGCCCAAGGCTCAGTTCGATACTCTGGTGGCCCTGCCCGACAGCGCGGACCGCGCCAAGGCGATCATCGACGCGATGGAGTCCATCGAGGCCGACTACGAGAACCTGCGCGGCGTGCTGCCCAAGAGCGAATATCAGGAGCTCGACAACGCGGTGCTCGGCCAGCTGCTTCGCACCCTCAATCCTGAGGAGCTCAAGCGCGTCTCCGGCGATGTCTTCGGGCGCATCTACGAATATTTCCTGACCCAGTTCGCCGACCAGAAGGCCCACGACGGTGGCGAGTTCTTCACCCCGGTGTCGCTGGTCTCGCTCATCGCCAACGTCATCGAACCGACCTGCGGCACGGTCCTCGACCCGGCCTGCGGCTCGGGCGGCATGTTCGTGCAGAGCGCCCGGGTGGTCGAGCGGCGGCACGAAAATCCCACCGAGAAGCTCACCTTCTACGGCCTGGAAAAGAACGCCACCACCATCCGCCTGGCCAAGATGAACCTGGCAGTCCACGGCCTGGAAGGCGACATCCAGAAATCGATCACCTACTACGAAGACCCGCACGAACTGCTGCGCAAGGCCGACTTCGTCATGGCCAATCCGCCCTTCAACGTGGACGAAATCGATGCCGACAAGGTCAAGAGCGACCCGCGCCTGCCCTTCGGCCTGCCCGGCGTCAACAAGAAGGGCAAGGTCAGCAACGGCAACTACGTCTGGATCAGCTATTTTTACAGCTACCTCAATGAACAGGGTCGGGCCGGGTTCGTCATGTCGTCCCAGGCCTCCAGTGCCGGGCGGGACGAGGCCAAGGTGCGTCAGAAGCTGGTGGAGACCGGCGACGTGGATGTCATGGTCGCCATCCGCTCCAACTTCTTCTACACCCGCACCGTCCCCTGCGAGCTCTGGTTCCTCAACCGCGCCAAGCCGGAAGCGCACCGCGACAAGGTGCTGATGATCGATGCCCGCAACATCTACCGCAAGGTCACCCGCAAGATTTTCGACTTTTCCCCCGAGCAGGAGCAGAACCTGCTGGCTACCGTCTGGCTCTATCGGGGCGAGACCGGGCGCTATCTCGATCTGGTGGCGGGCTACTGCCAACGCATGCTGGCCGAGGGGGCGGCCTGCTTCACCATGAAAGATGACGATGGTGAAGAGGTCGAGCCTCTGCCGGATTTTATCGGTGCGCTGGACACGCTGCGTAGCGCTGTTGAACCATTCATCAAAACCCTGGACGTAGGGGCGATTCATGAATCGCCCCTACAGGAGCTAGATGAGGCCATCCCGCTGTTCAAGGCGGACGTGGAGGCGTTCCGGCAGTCCGTCACCGAACAGCAGTCTGCGTGGGGAGAGCAGAAGACGACCAACGGCGAGTTGAAAAAGGCCGTGGACCGCCTCGCAGCCTTGGCCGAGACCAGCCGCGACCTGGTCAAGCAGACCGACCTGCTCTACAAGCTCGCCTACCGCCTGATCGAAACCTGCGAAAACGAGTGTGCCGCCCGCGACAGCGACGCCTGGGCGGGCCGTGACATCACCCGCGCCCGCAAGGCCGCCGACGAGGCCCGCGCCCTGGCCGTGGAACAGCTCAAGCAGGTGCGCTACTTCTGGAAACAGGCCCGTTGGCTCACCGAACGCTTCCCTGAGGCCGAGCTTCGCGATGTGGAAGGGCTGGTCAAACTGGTGGACCGCTCCGAGATCGAGGCCAACGACTGGAGCCTCACCCCCGGCCGCTATGTCGGCGTCGCGCCGGAAGAAGAGGACGAGAATTTCGACTTCGAGGAGGCCCTGCGCGACATCCATGTGGAGCTGGAGGATCTGAACGCCGAGGCCGTGCAACTGGCTGCGACGATCAAAAAGAATTTTGAGGAGTTGGGGGTATGA
- a CDS encoding Kiwa anti-phage protein KwaB-like domain-containing protein, giving the protein MMDFELNAIRTVQFGVGRDDGDEHAFHCVMVDEAVQTALGEMAAETWATMRQLSNDPVRYEPSEKHSGCEHVYLPLDDELAVRMRNLHEAVNLDIDQNSLDYTEAMFCYFAKFTDNQGRYLTAVRRSTQFKGVLKSRLIWQSGDALRIVGDKIFKLDNDFDLLIDSQRINILRPSGFEFAGKLQEAILAAVVGNVATLQADLPFVQFGGIQQYATTHPRAARYLASIRSQQEVAKIDRQHLIDACGATGVDITINGEELIVNGRDIMGFLEVLDRRRYEVKLVPDEPEQYRAPSRTRLRKEAS; this is encoded by the coding sequence ATGATGGATTTTGAGTTGAATGCCATCCGGACGGTGCAGTTTGGCGTAGGGCGGGACGATGGCGATGAACACGCCTTTCATTGCGTGATGGTGGATGAGGCTGTGCAGACTGCACTTGGTGAGATGGCCGCGGAAACTTGGGCGACCATGCGGCAACTGAGCAATGATCCGGTCCGCTATGAACCTTCAGAAAAGCACTCTGGCTGCGAACATGTATATCTTCCGCTTGATGACGAATTGGCTGTGCGTATGAGGAACCTGCACGAGGCAGTCAACCTGGATATTGATCAGAACTCCCTTGATTATACAGAGGCAATGTTTTGCTATTTCGCAAAGTTCACTGATAACCAGGGCCGATACCTCACGGCAGTAAGGCGATCAACCCAATTCAAGGGTGTATTGAAAAGCCGCTTGATTTGGCAAAGTGGGGATGCCCTGAGGATAGTGGGCGATAAAATTTTCAAGTTGGATAATGACTTCGATTTATTGATTGATAGCCAGAGAATCAATATCTTACGTCCAAGCGGCTTTGAATTTGCCGGAAAACTGCAGGAGGCTATTCTTGCCGCTGTTGTTGGCAATGTTGCAACGCTTCAGGCAGACCTGCCTTTCGTACAGTTTGGCGGTATTCAGCAGTACGCTACCACCCATCCCCGTGCCGCCCGATACCTTGCTTCTATCCGTTCACAGCAGGAAGTCGCCAAGATCGATAGGCAACACCTGATTGATGCGTGTGGTGCAACTGGAGTTGATATTACTATAAACGGGGAAGAGCTTATCGTTAATGGACGAGACATCATGGGTTTTTTGGAAGTGCTTGATCGCCGTCGCTACGAGGTAAAACTTGTGCCGGATGAACCGGAACAATACCGGGCACCGAGTCGAACACGCCTTCGTAAGGAAGCTTCATGA
- a CDS encoding restriction endonuclease subunit S has translation MNLTPYKLGDICRMKYGKIPPSNVVADEGYPIFSGYRITGCAKEYLYDEPRVIVVARGVGGTGDVKMSPEKSWITNLSIVLDHDEGIVDKKFLLYRLGREPLKEKLNTGAAQAQITIDSLSAYSITLPPVEAQRRIACIITAYDDLIENNRRRIQLLEQAARLLYKEWFVHLRFPGHEHTQIIDGVPEGWEKKPLGAIAPLKYGKALKNDDRVPGPFPVYGSSGIVGTHTKALVPGPTIIVGRKGNVGSVYWSPDDCHPIDTVYYIDSELCSFFLYYALQQMTFISTDVAVPGLNRDFAHSRSILVADQKILRLFEETVSPLHQQMELLKRQNASLVKARDLLLPKLMNGEVVV, from the coding sequence ATGAACTTAACTCCTTATAAATTGGGCGATATCTGTCGAATGAAGTACGGCAAGATCCCCCCCAGCAATGTCGTAGCTGACGAGGGATACCCGATTTTCAGTGGATACAGAATTACGGGATGCGCCAAGGAGTACCTGTATGACGAACCGCGCGTCATCGTTGTTGCAAGAGGTGTGGGGGGTACGGGAGACGTCAAAATGTCACCCGAAAAATCTTGGATTACAAATCTTTCAATCGTACTGGATCACGATGAAGGAATTGTAGATAAAAAGTTTCTACTGTACCGACTCGGCCGTGAACCTCTAAAAGAAAAACTCAACACTGGGGCTGCACAAGCTCAGATAACCATTGATTCGCTTAGCGCTTACAGCATTACGCTACCACCTGTTGAGGCTCAAAGACGCATTGCCTGCATCATCACGGCCTACGACGACCTGATCGAGAACAACCGGCGGCGAATTCAGTTGCTGGAGCAGGCGGCGCGGCTGCTCTACAAGGAATGGTTCGTCCACCTCCGCTTCCCCGGCCACGAACACACCCAAATCATCGACGGCGTGCCGGAGGGGTGGGAGAAGAAGCCGTTGGGGGCTATTGCCCCCCTGAAATACGGTAAAGCCTTGAAGAACGACGATCGCGTTCCCGGGCCGTTTCCGGTCTATGGCTCAAGCGGGATTGTTGGGACCCACACAAAAGCCCTCGTGCCTGGCCCCACCATCATCGTCGGCCGAAAAGGTAATGTCGGCAGCGTGTACTGGTCACCGGACGATTGCCACCCCATCGATACGGTGTACTACATCGACTCGGAGCTTTGCTCTTTCTTCCTCTACTACGCTCTGCAACAGATGACCTTCATCAGCACGGATGTTGCTGTTCCCGGATTGAATCGCGATTTTGCCCACAGTCGTTCAATTCTGGTCGCAGATCAGAAGATTCTTCGATTGTTCGAGGAGACGGTATCGCCGCTGCATCAGCAGATGGAATTGTTGAAGCGGCAGAATGCATCACTTGTCAAAGCCCGCGACCTCCTCCTGCCCAAACTGATGAACGGGGAGGTGGTGGTATGA
- a CDS encoding site-specific integrase has protein sequence MTRDQITKTLLGEGFPASSIDSFLSLIDLPEGGDGLDQILKFFPELLDKIASFGLHYRDFQYDRQWLDMATTLASLMQPPTAVTYRDQKRSPLWGLFQSHAVYVAIWTILQGPRETTAYIELLAHVVISTSIIREKAEKSPEYRNVLVTAPGALRKAFEASTSLSGINLHFSPTVLRKAILNSFLAEALAPVCTLLSYIYTKSAPRREGGERRATTYRHRLTSSTYDDLGLDEEQLQGTTQITLISRRREDPDEEEMLLAEGEISHYPDMIAASEPRQQLHSLTQSILSSQRAARTALVNHNQALPHHWRGLTQYEIMRLWSAIDWLSRNQTSNAKTANPNDVLATTMAAMLLCGKSADEAAGMMIYHGDPPDHPRPGLLHRHGQWYWVSVPYSVDYGDETPKGTCLTLPLPQCTYAVFQHLALSYSDTIGALTNISALQTDIQTIITRINNKYGTRLTRERVSHYLFEQIQKQEGADVASAMYITGKSAYLGTVVSHYTRQAGTRLTSIYIKVWEGIFPEHPADLPGKHLPQNPDIGSSRVPSREVIQSLVEQLKAKIRTHQESYKKDKDHRNLIQCHNALTRYTATYIAYATGIRAVTHPFPNEENIDHETGFCVINDKDSDDNYHTRLIWLPPGCHNQYLLYRTHSKLVASIMVNIRSDFFTKAQDRFFFLDENGSPAAISPKRLYDFSDLPTPISIAENGNRHMLRSWLLVRGVSPEVINAFLGHWFLGEEPWAQHSALSPHQYRLSLSSHVQELLDHLGFEPIEGVAKND, from the coding sequence ATGACCAGAGACCAGATCACAAAAACGCTACTAGGAGAAGGTTTTCCCGCTAGTAGTATCGATAGCTTTCTTTCGTTGATTGATCTTCCCGAAGGCGGTGATGGCCTCGATCAAATCCTGAAGTTTTTTCCTGAGCTTTTGGATAAAATCGCGAGCTTTGGCCTCCATTACCGGGACTTTCAATACGATCGACAATGGCTGGATATGGCTACAACGCTCGCCTCGCTGATGCAGCCCCCCACTGCCGTAACATATCGAGACCAAAAACGGTCCCCCCTCTGGGGCCTATTTCAAAGCCACGCCGTCTATGTAGCGATTTGGACCATATTACAAGGTCCGAGGGAAACTACGGCGTACATAGAATTGCTTGCCCACGTGGTTATATCGACATCCATCATAAGAGAAAAGGCAGAAAAGAGCCCGGAGTACCGCAATGTACTGGTGACTGCCCCCGGTGCATTAAGAAAGGCTTTCGAGGCATCCACCTCTTTGTCGGGGATAAATCTACATTTTTCCCCCACAGTTCTACGAAAAGCAATCCTCAATTCCTTCTTGGCCGAGGCTCTGGCGCCGGTATGCACATTATTAAGCTATATCTACACGAAATCGGCGCCTCGCCGCGAGGGCGGCGAGAGGAGGGCGACCACCTATCGTCATCGATTGACTTCTAGCACATACGATGACCTCGGTCTCGACGAAGAACAGTTGCAGGGAACTACGCAAATCACCCTGATCTCACGGCGCCGTGAAGACCCGGACGAGGAAGAAATGCTCCTTGCGGAGGGCGAAATCAGTCACTACCCCGATATGATCGCCGCGAGCGAGCCGAGGCAACAGCTACATAGTCTGACCCAGAGCATATTATCTTCACAGCGCGCGGCGCGTACCGCCTTGGTCAACCACAATCAAGCCCTGCCCCACCACTGGCGAGGATTGACCCAGTATGAAATCATGAGGTTGTGGTCTGCCATCGATTGGCTTAGTCGCAATCAGACATCGAACGCTAAAACAGCCAATCCAAACGATGTCCTAGCCACGACGATGGCGGCAATGCTTCTGTGTGGGAAATCGGCAGATGAGGCAGCCGGCATGATGATCTACCATGGCGACCCTCCCGACCACCCTCGGCCCGGCCTGCTACATCGCCATGGTCAATGGTACTGGGTCAGTGTCCCCTATTCGGTCGACTATGGCGATGAGACACCGAAAGGCACATGCCTGACATTGCCCCTGCCGCAATGCACCTATGCGGTTTTTCAACATCTGGCCCTGTCTTACTCTGACACCATCGGTGCCTTGACGAACATCTCCGCGCTGCAAACGGACATACAGACAATTATTACTAGAATCAATAACAAGTACGGAACAAGGCTAACCAGAGAACGAGTAAGCCATTATCTTTTTGAGCAAATCCAAAAACAGGAAGGTGCCGATGTCGCCAGCGCCATGTACATCACCGGAAAATCGGCCTATCTCGGCACGGTCGTATCCCACTACACCAGACAGGCCGGAACCCGATTGACATCAATCTACATAAAAGTCTGGGAGGGAATTTTTCCCGAGCATCCTGCAGACCTTCCGGGAAAGCACCTCCCCCAAAATCCAGACATAGGTTCTTCCAGAGTCCCAAGCCGGGAAGTCATCCAATCGCTCGTGGAACAGCTCAAAGCAAAAATCCGTACACACCAAGAATCCTATAAAAAAGACAAAGACCATAGGAATCTGATCCAATGCCACAATGCCCTGACTCGTTATACTGCGACCTACATCGCTTATGCCACAGGTATTCGCGCGGTGACGCACCCGTTCCCAAATGAGGAAAATATCGACCATGAAACGGGCTTCTGCGTCATCAACGACAAAGATAGTGACGACAACTATCACACACGCCTCATTTGGCTCCCCCCCGGCTGCCACAACCAATACCTCCTCTACCGAACCCACTCGAAACTCGTCGCCTCGATCATGGTGAACATCAGAAGTGACTTTTTTACCAAAGCGCAAGACCGGTTTTTCTTTCTCGACGAAAATGGGAGTCCGGCGGCTATCAGCCCAAAGAGACTTTATGACTTTTCCGACCTGCCGACGCCAATCTCCATCGCGGAAAATGGGAACCGCCACATGTTGCGGTCATGGCTATTAGTACGCGGGGTATCGCCGGAAGTCATAAACGCGTTCCTAGGGCACTGGTTCCTCGGCGAAGAACCATGGGCACAGCATTCTGCGCTGTCCCCCCATCAGTACCGATTGTCATTATCTAGTCACGTGCAAGAGCTTCTCGATCATCTCGGGTTCGAGCCGATTGAAGGAGTCGCAAAAAATGACTGA